One genomic window of Arachis stenosperma cultivar V10309 chromosome 10, arast.V10309.gnm1.PFL2, whole genome shotgun sequence includes the following:
- the LOC130955113 gene encoding protein SINE1-like, with the protein MGRSFSPTLLRELENIDKDPDSYKSVMRSLKSYVKDLDFEAIPIFVAQVSETAKIGSLSKELTVSLYEVLAQVHSVKIVPMIGSIMQSIVQTLASSAGSLQIQEACSKVVLAIARYGIDPTTAEDKKRNIICSLCKPLCDGLSSTQECLTSGAALCLKALVDSDNWRFASDEMVNKVCLNVAAALEGKSQANSHMDLVMSLAKSNPLIVEAYARLLIQAGLRILNAGAEILEANFQKRLAAIQMVNFLMKCIDPRSIFSELEQIIEKMEICQFDNMACVKDAAYEALQTARRITASKKSGVKSPASVTGSNFRSDCMEADRFYGDEDHSPTASISPEPRTLDFFPGYEYAVKSPILASQPSQHSKYSRRGVNRKLWSQGNGRIDVSLRDGLFSAVAQENAWSGHTENPFCNQARNLSDEFAGFVNMNSCHRVSRSTTTSPRRSQIGVNSDTMNIFMTPRKLIHSLEDPDAETSCCSNRQSRRYRSLSTGNVHRSRRSNFEQDENCFTDYVNCDCNPNGSLFDYDEFQDGKEPVSPTDDIPVGSALQVLPENSDNIETVRIRKPFQKTKYKVVCGLSFALLAMATPLLWITNQEDGHYLVPT; encoded by the exons ATGGGAAGAAGTTTTAGTCCAACACTGTTGCGTGAGCTAGAAAATATTGACAAAGATCCAGATAGCTACAAATCAGTGATGAGATCATTGAAGTCATATGTGAAAGATTTGGACTTTGAGGCAATTCCGATCTTTGTTGCACAAGTTTCCGAGACTGCGAAAATCGGCTCCTTATCCAAGGAGCTCACAGTTTCTCTCTATGAAGTTCTTGCACAGGTTCATAGTGTCAAAATTGTTCCCATGATAGGTAGTATTATGCAATCCATAGTTCAGACCTTAGCATCAAGCGCAGGATCTTTACAGATTCAGGAAGCTTGCTCAAAGGTGGTTCTAGCTATTGCAAGATATGGAATTGACCCAACAACCGCAGAAGACAAGAAGAGGAACATAATTTGTTCGCTTTGTAAGCCTCTATGTGATGGACTCTCGAGTACTCAGGAGTGTTTGACCTCCGGTGCTGCGCTCTGCTTGAAGGCTCTAGTGGATTCAGACAACTGGCGGTTTGCCTCCGATGAAATGGTTAACAAGGTTTGCCTGAATGTGGCTGCGGCGTTAGAGGGAAAGTCTCAGGCCAATTCACACATGGATTTGGTTATGTCCTTAGCTAAGTCCAATCCTTTGATTGTTGAAGCCTATGCAAGACTACTCATACAAGCAGGACTAAGAATACTAAATGCTGGAGCCGAGATATTGGAGGCGAATTTTCAGAAGCGACTTGCAGCCATTCAAATGGTGAACTTCTTGATGAAATGTATAGACCCTAGGAGTATTTTCTCAGAGTTAGAACAGATAATTGAGAAGATGGAGATCTGTCAATTTGACAACATGGCATGTGTCAAAGATGCTGCTTATGAAGCTCTGCAAACTGCCAGGAGAATTACAGCAAGCAAAAAATCAGGTGTAAAGAGTCCTGCATCAGTAACAGGGTCAAATTTTAGGAGTGACTGTATGGAGGCAGATAGGTTTtatggtgatgaagatcattcTCCTACTGCATCTATTTCGCCAGAACCACGAACCTTGGACTTTTTTCCTGGATATGAATATGCAGTGAAGTCTCCTATTTTAGCGAGTCAACCTTCGCAGCACTCAAAATATAGTCGAAGGGGTGTGAACCGGAAGCTTTGGAGTCAAGGAAATGGACGGATTGATGTGTCTCTCAGAGATGGTTTGTTCTCAGCTGTGGCTCAGGAAAATGCCTGGTCGGGACACACTGAGAATCCGTTTTGTAATCAAGCAAGAAATTTATCAGACGAGTTTGCTGGTTTCGTGAACATGAATTCTTGTCATAGAGTATCCAGAAGTACCACCACAAGTCCCCGA AGATCACAGATTGGAGTTAATTCCGACACCATGAACATCTTTATGACCCCTCGGAAGCTCATTCACTCTCTAGAAGATCCAGATGCCGAGACTTCGTGTTGCTCCAACAGGCAGAGCAGAAGGTACAGGAGTCTATCGACCGGCAATGTGCATAGGAGCCGAAGATCCAACTTCGAACAGGACGAAAACTGTTTCACAGACTATGTGAACTGCGATTGTAATCCGAATGGAAGCTTATTTGATTATGATGAGTTCCAAGATGGGAAAGAACCAGTCTCACCAACAGATGACATTCCTGTTGGTTCTGCTTTGCAGGTGCTCCCTGAAAATAGTGATAACATTGAGACGGTTCGCATTCGAAAACCATTTCAGAAGACTAAATATAAAGTGGTTTGTGGCCTTTCATTTGCTCTTCTTGCAATGGCTACTCCATTACTCTGGATCACCAATCAGGAAGATGGTCATTATCTTGTTCCTACATAA